A single window of uncultured Pseudodesulfovibrio sp. DNA harbors:
- a CDS encoding HDOD domain-containing protein, with translation MSDERTYESVFVARQPVFDANNETWGYMMLFRDSKDADRAIFADNSEATMNLVANLPLCGGACGNQARLMIHFTPEAIIRGVPYAVPWDNTVIILEEMADPDDTLIVALGDLLIDGYEFAINNFEGKPGCERLAELADTLIIDLEGKDEADIKAIVSQGKKFGPSRMIAKRVETNDDLAVAKDAGFTLFHGFYFKRPLIKTGRKINSSETTRLKLFEIIEKDEPDFDALALAIEADVAISYRLLNFLNSANFSFATTVTSIKQAVVLTGWKPIRNWLRLIILTDLAPSEKTQELAYLSAHRAKLFETAALGSGYENDSDKLFMVGLFSLLDAMLNTPMKEITTHLPVDKEVKATLCNKKTKYSPWLDLAKAIEASNWEEVGDRAKALNLLPGTVAVSYQHAFTWADAFFASSTSGK, from the coding sequence ATGAGTGACGAAAGGACCTACGAATCCGTATTTGTAGCCCGCCAGCCCGTCTTTGATGCGAACAATGAGACCTGGGGCTACATGATGCTCTTCAGGGATAGCAAAGACGCCGATCGAGCCATTTTTGCCGACAATTCCGAAGCCACCATGAACCTTGTGGCCAATCTTCCCCTCTGCGGTGGTGCCTGCGGCAATCAGGCCAGACTCATGATTCACTTCACTCCCGAGGCTATCATTCGAGGTGTCCCCTATGCCGTTCCTTGGGACAACACCGTTATCATCCTTGAAGAAATGGCCGACCCTGACGACACGCTTATCGTGGCCCTCGGCGACCTGCTTATTGACGGCTATGAGTTTGCCATCAACAACTTTGAGGGTAAGCCCGGTTGCGAACGACTGGCAGAACTGGCCGACACCCTGATTATTGATCTTGAGGGTAAAGACGAAGCCGACATAAAAGCCATTGTCTCACAAGGAAAAAAATTCGGCCCGAGTAGAATGATCGCTAAACGAGTGGAAACAAATGACGACCTGGCAGTAGCAAAAGATGCCGGTTTTACTTTATTTCACGGTTTCTATTTCAAGAGACCACTGATCAAGACTGGCCGAAAAATCAATTCATCCGAAACAACCCGCCTGAAACTTTTCGAAATCATCGAAAAAGACGAACCGGATTTCGACGCACTGGCCCTCGCCATTGAAGCGGATGTGGCGATCAGCTATCGGTTGCTCAACTTTCTCAACTCGGCAAACTTCAGTTTTGCCACCACGGTCACCTCCATAAAACAGGCTGTTGTCCTGACAGGATGGAAACCCATCCGCAATTGGCTCAGACTTATCATCCTCACGGATCTGGCCCCGTCTGAAAAGACACAAGAACTCGCTTATCTGTCAGCACATCGAGCCAAACTTTTTGAAACGGCCGCTCTGGGAAGTGGTTACGAAAACGACTCGGACAAACTTTTCATGGTCGGACTATTCTCTCTGCTTGACGCCATGCTCAACACGCCCATGAAAGAAATCACCACCCACTTACCGGTAGATAAAGAAGTTAAAGCGACTTTGTGTAACAAAAAGACCAAATACTCCCCATGGCTCGACTTAGCCAAAGCCATCGAAGCCTCGAACTGGGAAGAAGTCGGAGACCGTGCCAAGGCACTCAACTTACTCCCCGGCACTGTAGCCGTCAGTTATCAGCATGCCTTCACCTGGGCCGACGCTTTTTTTGCATCCTCAACCAGCGGGAAATAG
- a CDS encoding DUF5675 family protein produces the protein MEKVDIVRLEKGVEGTFGVLRLNGQVLCVTLEPPDRGNQPDKSCIPAGEYLCSRVDSHSFGRTYEVSDVPGRSHILFHPGNVVGDTHGCILLGRNFGFLEGSRGIMQSRSAFREFLDRLGGQLSFVVRVEE, from the coding sequence ATGGAAAAAGTAGACATTGTGCGTTTGGAAAAAGGAGTTGAAGGAACCTTCGGGGTTTTACGTTTGAATGGACAGGTTCTGTGCGTGACTTTGGAGCCACCGGATCGTGGTAACCAGCCAGACAAGTCGTGTATTCCTGCGGGTGAATACTTATGCAGCCGGGTGGATTCGCATTCTTTCGGACGGACGTATGAAGTATCTGATGTGCCGGGGAGATCTCATATTCTGTTTCATCCCGGCAATGTAGTGGGTGATACCCATGGGTGTATTTTACTCGGCAGGAATTTTGGTTTTCTTGAAGGTTCTCGGGGGATCATGCAATCGCGATCCGCTTTTCGTGAATTTTTGGATCGGCTGGGTGGTCAACTGTCTTTTGTGGTGAGGGTTGAAGAATGA
- a CDS encoding HEAT repeat domain-containing protein: MLDYRQLLIKSLYGTFSLLLIGLLAVPVQATETTDAALASEIAAMLLSQDPTERAAGIEALSENGQGCMGCFLKIADNGTTDQRRGAVIALALLPVPELATNGLLKALNDKDATVRSLAAHALAKIGEAAAAPTTSLLLHPNEQVRNGAALALSKMGTSAIPALTTMLKMDDPFAKAKAAWLLGRMGHEALSAAPALIRALNDSDMRIIHVLCESLDLIGPNPAVVYHEMTLIGISDSQCPVKQIGTYAAPSLVRILTRPGTPMGNIALYTLARMGRVAEPALKAILATGTDGQKIAAALLLTGIDPELANTLPKKLRRSMTGALHTQ; the protein is encoded by the coding sequence ATGTTAGACTATCGACAACTTTTGATAAAAAGCCTGTACGGGACGTTCTCCCTACTCCTTATCGGCCTTCTGGCAGTTCCTGTCCAAGCTACGGAAACGACTGACGCGGCTCTTGCCTCTGAAATCGCCGCAATGCTGCTCAGTCAGGACCCAACGGAACGCGCCGCGGGAATTGAGGCCTTATCTGAAAATGGGCAGGGGTGCATGGGGTGTTTCCTCAAAATCGCCGACAACGGGACAACGGATCAACGACGCGGTGCTGTTATCGCTCTGGCTCTCCTCCCTGTACCGGAGTTGGCAACAAACGGTTTACTCAAGGCTTTGAATGATAAAGACGCCACCGTCCGCAGTCTGGCTGCACACGCATTGGCAAAAATCGGAGAAGCTGCTGCCGCACCAACCACCAGTCTCCTGCTTCATCCCAACGAACAGGTGCGAAACGGCGCAGCGCTGGCTCTCAGCAAAATGGGTACATCCGCAATTCCCGCCTTGACGACCATGCTCAAAATGGATGATCCCTTTGCCAAAGCAAAAGCGGCCTGGCTACTGGGCAGAATGGGCCACGAGGCTTTATCCGCCGCACCAGCTCTCATTCGCGCACTCAACGACAGTGACATGCGTATCATCCATGTCCTCTGTGAGAGCCTTGATCTGATCGGCCCGAATCCAGCAGTCGTCTACCACGAAATGACACTGATCGGTATTTCCGACAGCCAATGTCCGGTTAAACAAATAGGAACCTATGCGGCTCCCTCTTTGGTCAGGATTCTGACCAGACCAGGTACTCCCATGGGGAATATAGCCCTCTATACCCTCGCCCGCATGGGCAGGGTTGCCGAGCCAGCCCTCAAAGCGATCCTTGCAACCGGCACCGATGGTCAAAAAATCGCAGCTGCCCTGCTGTTAACCGGGATAGACCCGGAACTGGCAAACACGCTGCCAAAAAAACTACGCCGGTCCATGACCGGAGCACTGCATACCCAATAA
- a CDS encoding 2-amino-3,7-dideoxy-D-threo-hept-6-ulosonate synthase — protein MHIGKAIRLERIFNRDTKRTIIVPMDHGVTVGPIAGLEKMRDAVTNLVAGGANAGLVHKGQVKLGHRMQGRDFGCIVHLSAGTCLSPFPNMKRLVTTVEEAIRLGADGVSVHVNLGDETEGQMLTDLGRVAASASEWGMPLLAMVYARGPKVADEYDPQAVAHCARVGAELGADVVKVNYPGDAESFARVVECACVPVVIAGGAKMKSTRDFLDIVRTSIDAGGAGLSVGRNVFQHSNPTRLVEVLNRIVHEGAPVDEAVKGYEDIL, from the coding sequence ATGCATATCGGAAAAGCCATCCGTTTGGAACGTATATTCAATCGCGACACCAAACGGACCATTATTGTCCCTATGGATCACGGGGTCACGGTCGGCCCTATTGCCGGACTTGAGAAAATGCGGGACGCCGTGACGAATTTGGTGGCGGGCGGAGCTAATGCCGGTCTCGTGCATAAGGGACAGGTCAAGCTTGGTCACCGTATGCAGGGCCGTGATTTTGGATGTATTGTTCATTTGTCTGCCGGGACCTGTCTGTCGCCGTTTCCCAACATGAAGCGGTTGGTGACGACCGTGGAAGAAGCAATTCGTCTCGGTGCGGATGGAGTCAGTGTCCATGTAAACTTGGGCGATGAAACAGAAGGGCAGATGTTGACTGATCTTGGCCGGGTTGCAGCTTCGGCCTCTGAATGGGGTATGCCTCTTCTCGCAATGGTCTATGCTCGGGGGCCGAAGGTCGCTGACGAGTATGACCCTCAGGCCGTAGCGCATTGTGCTCGTGTGGGCGCGGAGTTGGGCGCGGATGTCGTCAAGGTCAACTATCCCGGAGATGCCGAGAGCTTTGCTCGTGTGGTGGAATGTGCTTGTGTGCCCGTGGTTATTGCTGGTGGCGCTAAAATGAAGTCCACCCGTGATTTTTTGGATATAGTCAGAACGTCAATTGACGCTGGCGGTGCCGGTTTGTCTGTTGGACGAAATGTTTTTCAGCATTCGAATCCTACACGGTTGGTGGAAGTCCTTAATCGTATTGTTCACGAAGGTGCTCCTGTGGATGAGGCTGTGAAAGGGTACGAAGATATTTTATAA
- a CDS encoding S24/S26 family peptidase has product MGFTDDVRQALIDRIGPGKRYSNNKRMADELGVDPSQLNRFLKKERGLNSESLGHILDKVGISVIFGDEPTDASREVCFTLPGGSESEAAMPEPQSDDYMAVPLVTPTLAVSPGLIPEDNVEGWILVWRHQESIRFRSNLVAVKIGVGEHSMEPILHAGDIVIVDRNDRDPSPAGKIMLVREPGATGAINIKRVNTRRLDDDVELIFYSENNREHPPMTYRLKHDFQGDIAHAIGGNVVWAWNDMSRK; this is encoded by the coding sequence ATGGGATTCACCGACGATGTGCGACAAGCACTCATTGACCGCATCGGTCCTGGTAAACGATACTCCAACAACAAACGGATGGCAGACGAACTCGGAGTCGACCCATCCCAACTTAATCGCTTTCTAAAAAAGGAACGGGGTCTGAATTCGGAATCTCTCGGTCACATTCTGGACAAGGTGGGTATCTCCGTCATCTTCGGAGACGAACCGACAGATGCCTCAAGGGAAGTTTGCTTCACTCTGCCGGGCGGAAGCGAATCCGAAGCGGCAATGCCTGAACCGCAATCAGACGATTACATGGCTGTTCCACTCGTCACACCAACCCTTGCGGTCTCCCCCGGCCTCATCCCTGAAGACAACGTCGAAGGATGGATATTGGTATGGCGACATCAGGAATCCATCCGCTTCCGATCAAATCTGGTCGCTGTGAAAATCGGAGTCGGAGAGCACTCCATGGAACCTATACTTCATGCCGGTGACATCGTCATTGTTGACCGCAATGATCGAGACCCCAGTCCCGCCGGAAAAATCATGCTCGTCCGCGAACCCGGTGCAACCGGCGCAATCAACATCAAACGAGTCAACACCAGACGCCTTGATGATGATGTGGAATTGATTTTCTATTCGGAAAACAATCGTGAACACCCTCCCATGACGTATCGACTAAAACACGATTTCCAAGGGGACATTGCTCACGCCATCGGGGGCAATGTGGTTTGGGCCTGGAACGACATGTCCAGAAAATAG